A genome region from Arachis duranensis cultivar V14167 chromosome 8, aradu.V14167.gnm2.J7QH, whole genome shotgun sequence includes the following:
- the LOC107462515 gene encoding uncharacterized protein LOC107462515 — MLAYGIAADAVDDYMRIGESTTIECLKKFVEGVISVFDDEYLRKPNSNDILKLHTNIRLLISSLDQDEGEMKKFTNWILDVRNGNIGSVVGDESEIEISDDLLITTTDDPLSYLSRAILAPTLESVEKVNDFVLTIFSGMEKEYLSSDTTCQADENEDVQQEWFTPEFLNDIKYSGLPNHKLTLKPGVAVMLLRNIDQTSGLCNGTRLIVNELGSNVIRATVVTGRNIENKVYIPRMNLIPFRFRVAI, encoded by the exons ATGTTAGCATATGGCATAGCAGCTGATGCTGTTGATGATTATATGCGCATAGGCGAGAGCACTACAATTGAATGCTtgaaaaaatttgttgaaggtgTTATTTCGGTGTTCGATGATGAATACTTGcgaaaaccaaattcaaatgAT ATTTTGAAACTGCATACAAACATAAGGCTTCTAATATCTTCTTTAGATCAAGATGAAGGTGAAATGAAGAAATTTACTAATTGGATACTTGATGTTAGAAATGGAAATATTGGTTCTGTTGTTGGGGATGAATCAGAAATTGAAATTTCAGATGATCTATTGATTACAACTACTGATGACCCTCTCTCTTATTTG AGTAGGGCAATTCTTGCACCCACGCTTGAGAGTGTTGAGAAGGTAAACGATTTTGTCTTGACAATCTTTTCAGGGATGGAAAAGGAGTATTTGAGTTCTgacacaacatgtcaagctgatGAGAATGAAGATGTACAACAAGAGTGGTTTACACCAGAATTCCTAAATGACATCAAATATTCGGGACTACCCAATCACAAGTTGACTTTGAAGCCAGGAGTTGCTGTAATGCTACTGCGAAACATAGACCAGACTTCAGGTTTATGCAACGGGACAAGATTAATAGTTAACGAACTTGGCAGCAACGTAATTAGAGCAACGGTAGTGACCGGTagaaatattgaaaataaagtgtaCATTCCAAGAATGAACTTGATTCCTTTCAGATTCAGGGTTGCCATTTAA
- the LOC107462562 gene encoding purple acid phosphatase-like has translation MRNNTSLARKEERHIHMGGANITSSLLVFVFVVVNAAVFCNGGKTSSFTRKPEKTVEMPLDSDVFEAPAGYNAPQQVHITQGDDEGKAVIVSWVTVXXXXXYWREGSPRSKKKVAKGHRVTYRFFNYSSSFIHHCTLKDLEFDSKYYYEVGIGHTKRQFWFMTPPEIHPDVPYTFGLIGDLGQTYDSNKTLAHYESNPKKGQAVLFVGDLSYADDHPNHDNNRWDSWARFVERSVAYQPWIWTAGNHEIDFVPEIGESVPHKPFTRRYPVPYKASGSSAPFWYSIKRASAHIIVLSSYSACGKYTPQYIWLKAELAKVDRTKTPWLIVLLHTPWYNTYDYHYLEGETMRVVFEPWFVKYKVDVVFAGHVHAYERSERISNIVKGHWGPVKDQSAPVYITIGDGGNIEGLANKMIEPQPEYSAFREASFGHAIFDIKNRTHAHYSWHRNEDQYSVEADSMWFFNRYWHPIDDSTTSQNH, from the exons GTTCTCTTCTTgtgtttgtttttgttgttgtgaATGCAGCAGTGTTTTGCAATGGAGGCAAGACAAGCAGTTTCACGAGAAAGCCAGAGAAAACAGTGGAGATGCCTCTTGATAGTGACGTGTTTGAAGCCCCTGCTGGCTACAATGCTCCTCAGCAG GTTCATATAACACAAGGTGACGATGAGGGGAAGGCAGTGATAGTGTCATGGGTGACAGTGNNNNNNNNNNNNNATTATTGGAGGGAGGGATCCCCACGCAGCAAGAAGAAGGTGGCGAAGGGACACCGTGTTACATATAGGTTCTTCAATTACTCTTCTAGCTTCATTCATCACTGCACCCTAAAAGACTTGGAATTTGACTCAAAATACTATTATGAGGTTGGAATTGGACACACAAAGAGGCAGTTTTGGTTCATGACCCCTCCTGAAATTCACCCAGATGTGCCCTACACATTTGGTCTAATAGGGGATTTGGGTCAAACATATGATTCAAACAAGACACTTGCTCACTATGAATCAAACCCGAAGAAAGGGCAAGCTGTTCTGTTTGTTGGAGATTTGTCTTATGCAGATGACCACCCGAATCATGATAACAATAGGTGGGACTCATGGGCCAGGTTTGTAGAAAGAAGTGTTGCTTATCAACCTTGGATTTGGACTGCAGGCAACCATGAAATTGACTTTGTCCCTGAAATT GGGGAAAGTGTACCTCACAAGCCTTTCACACGCCGTTACCCTGTCCCTTACAAAGCATCAGGAAGCTCTGCGCCCTTTTGGTATTCTATCAAGAGAGCTTCAGCACACATCATAGTCTTATCTTCATATTCAGCATGTG GTAAATACACCCCTCAATATATATGGCTTAAGGCAGAGCTAGCAAAAGTTGATAGGACCAAGACTCCATGGTTGATTGTTCTTCTGCACACTCCTTGGTATAACACCTACGACTATCATTATCTGGAAGGAGAAACCATGAGGGTTGTGTTTGAGCCATGGTTTGTCAAGTACAAGGTTGATGTCGTCTTTGCTGGTCATGTCCATGCCTATGAACGATCT GAACGTATCTCAAATATTGTAAAAGGTCATTGGGGACCTGTGAAGGATCAGTCAGCTCCTGTGTACATAACCATTGGTGATGGGGGCAACATTGAAGGCTTAGCAAACAA GATGATAGAGCCACAGCCAGAGTACTCTGCATTCAGGGAAGCAAGTTTTGGACATGCCATTTTTGATATAAAGAACAGAACGCATGCTCACTATAGTTGGCACAGAAATGAAGATCAATATTCTGTGGAGGCTGATTCAATGTGGTTTTTCAATAGATATTGGCACCCAATTGATGATTCCACAACTAGTCAAAACCACTAG